One genomic region from Rosa rugosa chromosome 1, drRosRugo1.1, whole genome shotgun sequence encodes:
- the LOC133707877 gene encoding ankyrin repeat protein SKIP35-like: protein MVSVEGNGGLIVVADETNSEDPVYIDMEAEEIGIDGATNGLEGFTSDKAEASNVVFSREGPPLVRKESRMSTTCSCSSTKKLKSRVAMMDSNPEKKEKPGQEKKLSRQDRIELGRLFQSAVSSHDWELAESLILLADPQTLNDALCTTLDSIWFLTTQQELYGITGLIKKIIVNGAYDFTRAALRTSFLASCVSACQSRTMSLADTVTLMAQRLHERLQECNGDEVLKAEAGAKVQKFTEWALKCIGFHSRCQGNKDRVNNSSGVEIQLQLSAFKIFLDIAGNQLSGKDFTEAFDAACFPLTLFSTSFYPGWASGISATAIQGLLGMLVEGGADNVNQCFLEASRFGSTELVRILLQIAQRNSLDVDVDLALGFASHYCKIGTMECLVEEGNAIAFLGPLMRAAERGCMQVVEWFVKRGCRDMELCLALTAATSSSQVDVAAYLLPHVPHHVLAALSIEILKAAGERSGGSLDGVAFLLHSDFLGDPAATYAVADNIARSDDEGVAHELRAFLREHWSEEAFLEGRRQEQEHYLNLVRILKWGGSPICLRDLPSPLRITIAYLPLYRECVKAGGCLLSQRLRGQLIEAVRALGGGVLEGVSQCKELLAFLEHHLPPFLLEPPSIV, encoded by the exons ATGGTATCTGTTGAGGGCAACGGTGGTTTGATTGTGGTGGCGGACGAGACTAACTCCGAAGACCCCGTCTATATCGATATGGAAGCCGAAGAGATTGGGATTGATGGTGCAACGAATGGACTTGAAGGTTTTACATCAGACAAAGCGGAAGCAAGTAATGTGGTATTTTCTAGAGAAGGACCACCCCTTGTAAGGAAAGAGTCCAGAATGTCCACTACCTGTAGTTGCAGCAGTACCAAGAAACTCAAATCTCGCGTTGCCATGATGGATTCCAACccggagaagaaggagaaacCTGGGCAAGAGAAAAAGCTCAGTAGACAAGATAGGATTGAATTGGGCCGCTTGTTTCAGAGCGCCGTGAGTTCCCATGATTGGGAACTTGCAGAGAGTCTGATCCTGTTAGCCGATCCACAAACTCTGAATGATGCTTTGTGCACTACTCTGGATTCAATTTGGTTTTTGACCACACAACAAGAGCTTTATGGGATAACGGGGTTGATTAAGAAAATCATTGTCAATGGTGCATATGACTTTACAAGAGCTGCCTTGAGGACTTCATTTCTTGCTTCATGTGTTTCTGCTTGTCAGAGCCGAACAATGAGTCTTGCAGATACAGTCACTCTAATGGCCCAAAG GTTGCATGAGCGTCTCCAGGAATGCAATGGAGATGAGGTCTTAAAGGCAGAAGCTGGTGCCAAGGTTCAAAAGTTTACCGAATGGGCTCTGAAATGTATAGGCTTCCATTCTCGTTGTCAGGGTAATAAAGATAGAGTTAATAACAGTTCAGGTGTTGAAATTCAACTCCAGTTATCTGCATTTAAGATATTCCTAGATATTGCTGGTAACCAGCTATCTGGGAAAGACTTCACGGAGGCCTTTGATGCTGCTTGCTTTCCCCTAACTCTCTTCTCTACTTCGTTCTATCCTGGCTGGGCATCTGGGATATCAGCAACTGCAATTCAAGGTCTGCTGGGTATGCTGGTGGAGGGGGGTGCAGACAATGTTAATCAGTGTTTCCTTGAAGCCTCTCGTTTTGGGAGTACAGAGCTTGTGCGCATCTTATTGCAG ATTGCCCAACGGAACAGTTTGGATGTTGATGTTGACCTGGCGTTGGGTTTTGCGTCTCACTACTGCAAAATTGGTACTATGGAATGTCTTGTGGAAGAGGGTAATGCCATAGCCTTCTTGGGCCCTCTGATGAGAGCTGCAGAGAGGGGCTGTATGCAGGTTGTTGAGTGGTTTGTGAAAAGGGGTTGCCGAGACATGGAGCTGTGCCTTGCTCTGACAGCTGCAACATCTAGCAGCCAAGTTGATGTTGCTGCCTATCTCCTTCCTCATGTTCCTCATCATGTTCTTGCAGCACTAAGCATTGAAATTCTGAAGGCTGCTGGTGAACGAAGTGGTGGGTCTCTTGATGGTGTTGCATTTCTTCTCCATTCTGACTTCTTAGGAGACCCTGCAGCTACTTATGCTGTTGCTGACAATATTGCTCGGTCTGATGATGAGGGAGTAGCTCATGAGCTAAGGGCTTTTCTTAGAGAGCACTGGTCCGAGGAAGCCTTCTTGGAAGGAAGAagacaagaacaagaacattaCCTGAACCTTGTGAGGATTTTAAAGTGgggtggatctccaatttgctTAAGAGATCTTCCATCCCCACTGAGGATAACAATTGCTTACCTGCCACTGTATAGGGAGTGTGTTAAGGCAGGTGGCTGTTTGTTGTCACAAAGGCTGAGAGGGCAGCTTATTGAAGCTGTGAGAGCGCTTGGTGGTGGGGTCTTAGAAGGGGTGAGCCAGTGCAAAGAGCTCTTGGCTTTTCTGGAGCACCATCTTCCTCCGTTTTTACTTGAACCGCCGAGCATTGTGTAG